From Apium graveolens cultivar Ventura chromosome 9, ASM990537v1, whole genome shotgun sequence, the proteins below share one genomic window:
- the LOC141685454 gene encoding uncharacterized protein LOC141685454 produces MGLTSCKGKWAEKLPWVLWSDRTTPKTSTGQTPYSLVYGTEAVLPIENMISTSRYGLLTTDVNNIELVHDKDTVDEFERWRRFVWKTFQNTMDVTIGKFADTWEGPYFIDAVFGRGAYRLSSLDGTQVPKSWNALHLKLYHV; encoded by the exons ATGGGACTGACATCATGTAAAGGAAAGTGGGCTGAAAAATTGCCTTGGGTGTTGTGGTCGGACAGGACGACTCCTAAGACATCAACAGGACAGACGCCATACAGCTTAGTCTATGGCACTGAAGCTGTCTTACCAATAGAGAACATGATTTCAACATCCAGGTATGGACTATTGACGACTGACGTGAACAACATAGAATTGGTACATGACAAGGATACTGTGGATGAGTTCGAGAGATGGCGAAGATTCGTATG GAAGACATTCCAAAACACTATGGACGTGACAATAGGAAAATTCGCTGACACTTGGGAAGGACCTTACTTTATTGACGCAGTTTTTGGACGTGGGGCTTATCGATTGTCGAGTCTGGACGGCACACAAGTACCGAAAAGCTGGAATGCTTTACACTTGAAGCTTTATCATGTGTAA